From a region of the Acidimicrobiales bacterium genome:
- a CDS encoding B12-binding domain-containing protein: MADEATSGESADGEEIILEDLNDDDLVAQMQDDLYDGLGEELVEATHIFLGRGWDAEKILNDALVSGMKVVGDDFRDGILFVPEVLLAANAMKAAMEVLRPLLAETGAEPIGKVVIGTVKGDIHDIGKNLVAMMLEGAGFDVVDLGINTDVDEFLAAIDQHRPDIVGMSALLTTTMPYMKVVIDTLIEKGLRDHHIVLVGGAPLNEEFATAIGADAYCRDAAVASETATRLVTERRAATA; the protein is encoded by the coding sequence ATGGCAGACGAGGCGACTAGCGGCGAGTCAGCCGATGGCGAAGAGATCATCCTCGAAGATCTCAACGACGACGACCTGGTCGCCCAGATGCAGGACGATCTCTACGACGGCCTGGGCGAAGAACTGGTCGAAGCCACCCATATCTTCCTGGGGCGTGGCTGGGATGCCGAGAAGATCCTGAACGACGCTCTGGTTTCGGGCATGAAGGTGGTCGGCGACGACTTCCGAGACGGCATCTTGTTCGTTCCCGAGGTGCTGCTGGCCGCCAACGCGATGAAGGCCGCCATGGAGGTGCTTCGTCCGCTTCTGGCCGAGACCGGTGCCGAACCGATCGGCAAGGTGGTCATCGGTACCGTCAAGGGCGACATCCACGACATCGGCAAGAACCTGGTGGCGATGATGCTCGAGGGCGCCGGGTTCGACGTCGTCGATCTGGGCATCAACACCGATGTCGACGAGTTCCTGGCCGCCATCGACCAGCACCGCCCCGACATCGTCGGCATGTCGGCCCTTCTCACCACCACCATGCCCTACATGAAGGTCGTCATCGACACGCTCATCGAGAAGGGTCTGCGCGACCACCACATCGTCTTGGTGGGCGGCGCACCGCTGAACGAAGAGTTCGCCACAGCCATCGGCGCCGACGCATACTGCCGCGACGCCGCCGTCGCCTCGGAGACCGCTACCCGCTTGGTCACCGAGCGCCGGGCGGCAACGGCCTGA
- a CDS encoding ASKHA domain-containing protein, with the protein MSDEPQAPPSGHRIVFTPSGLSGIASQDESVLDAARRLGVDLDSVCGGRGICGRCQVVPSNGSFAKWAIESRPDSLTPWSELESGYKGRRAIVEGRRLGCGARVVGDVVIDVPADSQLHRQVIRKEVDVQGLRLDPIFTLHYLPDARSAAQTLADEWDMPGVTIDTQLPQEGDCTVAVRSGARVVAAWPGFVDRAVGFAVDIGSTTIAGHLCDLRTGEVLASSGRMNPQIRFGEDLMSRVSYVMMNPGGDAELTAAVRQALDELLGEVLDEAQLGRGSVVDIVLVGNPVMHHLALGYDPTPLGQAPFTLATETAEHRTAAQMGIDAPNASVYFGPCIAGHVGADTAAAILAEGPHRTSSVQLLVDVGTNAEIVLGNDQTMFAASSPTGPAFEGAQISAGQRATAGAIERVRIDPETLEPRVRVIGCDAWSDEDAFASGTAKSGVTGICGSGIIEVISELVRAGAIDRQGVIVGDHPSGSARIVPDGRTFAYVLHGDTGDPNAVKVVQADVRAIQLAKAALKAGIDLLLEHSGLDAPDEIRLAGAFGAHIDPAHAMTLGLIPDLELSRVKAVGNSAGSGAVRALLSAEQRAEMEQTVKSVVKIETAIEPRFQELFVTALGFPHSPNAGSGGGDATDGGARRRRRRPGRA; encoded by the coding sequence ATGTCCGATGAACCCCAGGCTCCCCCGTCGGGCCACCGCATCGTTTTCACCCCGTCTGGTCTCAGCGGCATCGCGTCTCAAGACGAGTCGGTGCTCGACGCAGCCCGTCGTCTGGGTGTCGACCTCGACTCGGTGTGCGGCGGCCGCGGCATATGCGGGCGGTGCCAGGTGGTGCCATCCAACGGCAGCTTCGCCAAGTGGGCCATCGAGTCTCGCCCAGACAGCCTCACGCCATGGTCCGAGCTCGAGTCGGGCTACAAGGGGCGGCGCGCCATCGTCGAGGGTAGGCGCCTGGGCTGCGGGGCCAGGGTGGTGGGCGACGTGGTCATCGACGTTCCCGCCGATTCGCAGCTGCACCGCCAGGTGATCCGCAAGGAGGTCGACGTTCAGGGCCTGCGCCTCGATCCGATCTTCACCCTGCACTACCTGCCCGATGCTCGAAGTGCTGCCCAGACCTTGGCCGACGAGTGGGACATGCCCGGTGTGACCATCGATACCCAGCTCCCTCAGGAAGGCGACTGCACGGTCGCGGTCCGCTCGGGTGCCCGGGTTGTAGCGGCCTGGCCCGGGTTCGTCGACCGTGCTGTCGGATTCGCCGTCGACATCGGCTCGACCACCATCGCCGGGCACCTCTGCGATCTGCGAACGGGCGAGGTGCTGGCCAGCTCGGGGCGCATGAACCCGCAGATCCGCTTCGGCGAAGACCTGATGAGCCGGGTCAGCTATGTGATGATGAATCCCGGTGGCGACGCCGAGTTGACGGCTGCTGTGCGTCAGGCACTCGACGAGCTGCTGGGCGAGGTACTCGACGAGGCTCAGCTGGGCCGCGGCAGCGTGGTCGACATCGTGCTTGTCGGCAATCCGGTGATGCACCACCTGGCACTCGGTTACGACCCGACCCCACTGGGCCAGGCGCCTTTCACCCTGGCTACCGAGACCGCCGAACACCGCACCGCAGCCCAGATGGGCATCGACGCACCCAACGCGTCGGTGTACTTCGGCCCGTGCATCGCGGGCCATGTCGGCGCCGACACGGCAGCAGCCATCCTGGCCGAGGGCCCGCACCGCACGTCGTCGGTACAGCTGCTGGTCGACGTGGGAACCAACGCCGAGATCGTCCTGGGCAACGATCAGACGATGTTCGCGGCGTCCAGCCCCACGGGTCCGGCGTTCGAAGGAGCCCAGATCTCGGCGGGCCAGCGCGCAACTGCCGGGGCCATCGAGAGAGTGCGCATCGACCCCGAGACGCTCGAACCTCGCGTCCGTGTCATCGGGTGCGACGCGTGGAGCGACGAAGACGCTTTCGCATCGGGCACCGCCAAGTCGGGGGTCACCGGAATCTGCGGATCGGGAATCATCGAGGTCATCAGCGAGCTGGTGCGCGCCGGTGCCATCGATCGCCAGGGTGTCATCGTCGGCGACCACCCCTCGGGATCGGCGCGCATCGTGCCTGACGGCCGCACGTTCGCCTACGTCCTGCACGGCGATACTGGCGACCCCAACGCCGTCAAGGTCGTGCAGGCAGACGTGAGGGCCATTCAGCTGGCCAAGGCGGCCCTGAAGGCGGGCATCGACCTGTTGCTGGAACACAGCGGTCTAGACGCCCCCGACGAGATCCGCCTGGCCGGGGCGTTTGGTGCCCACATCGACCCGGCCCATGCGATGACGCTGGGGCTGATACCCGACCTCGAGCTGAGCCGGGTCAAGGCGGTTGGCAACTCGGCCGGATCTGGTGCGGTGCGGGCGCTGCTGTCGGCCGAGCAGCGCGCCGAGATGGAACAGACTGTCAAGTCGGTGGTCAAGATCGAGACCGCAATCGAACCGCGCTTCCAAGAGCTGTTCGTGACCGCCCTGGGGTTTCCCCACTCTCCCAACGCCGGCTCGGGCGGTGGCGATGCCACCGACGGAGGCGCCAGGCGTCGACGCCGGCGGCCGGGGCGGGCGTGA
- a CDS encoding alkaline phosphatase family protein, translating into MLTLSPTAGAVGEAPGCTFSRGELGVALQWQPIAGWPVVRRDGAWLASPDLGATSYLDTQAPAQASYSVRYWNDAEVAVDIDCVEADAGAGGPTCSAVRDGSVVTIRWDVQAGSNVVRRDGRWLATPPAGAASFTDTAAPPGADYAIRVWTTAGSTDIACDLTGDQVATCTLEWIGADAVLSWNDLGGRHVVRLDGEWVATPGAGSSQATILRASRNGIYDIRTWYSGVAFDDRVCTSIDTQRVIHISIDGLRSDHVTAALTPNLVALIGEGASTLNARTDYDVTKTLPNHAPQLTGRYVLEPWGHQVADNQDLGMTVHEEAGFYVSSVFDVVHDNGGLTAMYAGKDKFDVIERSYNAFNGAVDRIGANDGRNKIDVYDRNDPAALVAPMLDLVAASPSTEFVFFHIRYPDSAGHASGWATPAYREAVRDADALVGQIIDGLDAAGLASSTNIIVTSDHGGPDNGLFHDDPTDIDTYTVPFIVWGPAVRPGADLYDLNRDHRVDPGTARPDHLGAQPIRTTEVANLVTSLLDLPPVPGSVVGRVVSLRVG; encoded by the coding sequence GTGCTCACCCTTTCTCCGACCGCTGGCGCAGTGGGTGAGGCGCCCGGCTGCACCTTCAGCAGGGGCGAACTGGGAGTCGCACTTCAGTGGCAGCCGATTGCGGGCTGGCCGGTGGTGCGTCGCGACGGTGCGTGGTTGGCCAGCCCCGACCTGGGAGCCACCAGCTACCTCGACACCCAGGCTCCGGCCCAGGCGAGCTACTCGGTGCGGTACTGGAACGATGCCGAGGTCGCAGTCGACATCGACTGTGTCGAGGCCGACGCCGGAGCCGGCGGGCCGACATGTTCGGCGGTTCGAGACGGATCGGTCGTGACCATCCGATGGGACGTGCAGGCGGGTTCGAATGTGGTGCGCCGCGACGGGCGGTGGTTGGCAACACCGCCGGCCGGGGCCGCTTCGTTCACCGACACGGCCGCTCCCCCAGGCGCGGACTACGCGATTCGGGTCTGGACCACAGCCGGATCGACCGACATTGCGTGCGATCTGACGGGCGATCAGGTCGCGACCTGCACCCTCGAGTGGATCGGCGCCGACGCGGTGCTCAGCTGGAACGACCTCGGCGGTCGACACGTGGTGCGACTCGACGGTGAGTGGGTGGCAACACCCGGGGCCGGAAGCTCGCAGGCCACCATTTTGCGCGCCAGCCGCAACGGCATCTACGACATTCGCACCTGGTACTCGGGCGTAGCGTTCGACGACCGTGTCTGCACGTCCATCGACACCCAGAGGGTCATCCACATCAGCATCGACGGGCTGCGCTCCGACCACGTCACGGCTGCGCTCACTCCGAACCTGGTCGCCTTGATCGGCGAGGGTGCGTCAACTCTGAACGCCCGCACCGACTACGATGTCACCAAGACCCTGCCCAACCACGCGCCGCAGTTGACCGGTCGCTACGTGCTGGAGCCATGGGGTCACCAGGTTGCCGACAACCAGGACCTGGGCATGACCGTGCACGAGGAGGCCGGGTTCTACGTCTCGTCGGTGTTCGACGTGGTGCACGACAACGGCGGGCTCACAGCGATGTACGCAGGCAAGGACAAGTTCGACGTCATCGAGCGCAGCTACAACGCATTCAACGGTGCGGTCGACCGCATCGGAGCCAACGACGGTCGCAACAAGATCGACGTCTACGATCGCAACGATCCTGCCGCACTGGTCGCGCCGATGCTCGATCTGGTGGCCGCATCGCCATCAACCGAATTCGTCTTCTTCCACATCCGCTATCCGGACTCCGCCGGCCACGCCAGCGGATGGGCGACACCGGCATATCGCGAAGCTGTGCGCGACGCCGATGCGCTGGTGGGGCAGATCATCGACGGGCTCGATGCCGCCGGTTTGGCCTCGAGCACCAACATCATCGTCACGTCAGATCATGGAGGGCCCGACAACGGCCTGTTCCACGACGACCCGACCGACATCGACACTTACACGGTTCCGTTCATCGTGTGGGGGCCCGCGGTACGCCCCGGCGCCGATCTGTACGACCTGAACCGGGACCACCGGGTAGACCCTGGCACCGCGCGGCCGGACCACCTGGGTGCCCAGCCCATCCGCACCACCGAGGTGGCCAACCTGGTGACCTCGCTGCTGGACCTTCCGCCGGTTCCGGGGTCGGTGGTTGGGCGTGTGGTCAGCCTGCGCGTGGGGTGA
- a CDS encoding pyridoxal-dependent decarboxylase: MTPDEFREFGHRLIDWIADYRQTVGERPVFSQAQPGDVKSKLGPVPETPESFDAIMADLDQVIMPAMTHWQHPDYYAWFPGNVSLASVLGDLVSTGLGGLGLSWEACPPLTEVEEHVCGWFADILGLPDPWRGSVIDTASMGGFLAMVAAREHASNMSMHHGGMRELGAPLIVYAASTANTSVKRAVLTAGYGAQNLRFVPLDSEQAIDASALAEMVDEDIALGRIPAAVVATLGTTGVTAFDPIDAIARITNKHSMWLHVDAAMAGSAALLPEFAERFEGIERADSISLNPHKWLGTAFDCSLLFVRNPRRLTGVMSIDSSYIPSAESAAHGDLVTQYRDWSVPLGRRFRAMKLWMHLRIDGLEAIRQRLRRDVENARWLGRQVAAADDWELVVPVRLQTVCVRHRPGGDLSALAGPELDAYTDAWARRLNESGRALVTPDTLDGSRMVRLSIGAIPTEREDVERLWQNLQWVVSRVQDPAGQR, from the coding sequence TTGACCCCAGATGAGTTCAGAGAGTTCGGCCACCGGCTGATCGACTGGATTGCCGACTACAGGCAAACGGTGGGCGAACGCCCCGTGTTCTCGCAGGCCCAGCCCGGTGACGTCAAGTCAAAGCTGGGTCCGGTGCCTGAAACTCCAGAGTCTTTCGACGCGATCATGGCCGACCTCGACCAGGTGATCATGCCCGCAATGACGCACTGGCAACACCCCGACTATTACGCCTGGTTTCCGGGCAACGTGTCGCTGGCCTCGGTGCTGGGCGACCTGGTCTCGACCGGTCTGGGCGGCCTGGGGCTCTCGTGGGAGGCGTGTCCGCCCCTCACCGAGGTCGAAGAACATGTCTGTGGCTGGTTCGCCGACATTCTGGGGCTGCCCGACCCGTGGCGCGGATCGGTGATCGACACCGCGTCGATGGGGGGCTTCTTGGCGATGGTGGCAGCCCGCGAGCACGCGTCGAACATGTCGATGCACCACGGGGGCATGCGCGAGCTGGGCGCACCCCTGATCGTCTATGCCGCATCCACTGCCAACACGTCGGTGAAGCGTGCCGTGCTGACCGCGGGTTATGGCGCCCAGAACCTCAGGTTCGTGCCCCTCGACTCCGAGCAGGCCATCGACGCCTCGGCCCTGGCCGAGATGGTCGACGAAGACATCGCCCTCGGCCGCATTCCGGCGGCGGTAGTGGCAACGCTCGGAACCACCGGAGTCACCGCCTTCGACCCCATCGACGCCATCGCCCGCATCACCAACAAACACTCGATGTGGCTGCACGTCGACGCGGCCATGGCCGGCAGCGCAGCCCTGTTGCCAGAGTTCGCCGAGCGATTCGAAGGCATCGAACGGGCCGACTCGATCAGCCTCAACCCCCACAAATGGCTGGGCACGGCCTTCGACTGTTCGCTGCTGTTCGTTCGAAACCCCCGGCGGCTCACAGGGGTGATGTCGATCGACTCCAGCTACATACCATCGGCCGAGTCGGCGGCTCACGGCGACCTGGTCACCCAGTACCGAGACTGGTCGGTGCCCCTGGGCCGGCGCTTCAGAGCCATGAAGCTTTGGATGCACCTGCGCATCGATGGTCTCGAGGCCATACGTCAGAGGCTTAGGCGCGACGTCGAGAACGCCAGATGGCTGGGCCGCCAGGTTGCCGCGGCCGACGACTGGGAGCTGGTGGTGCCGGTTCGCCTGCAGACGGTGTGCGTGCGCCATCGACCGGGTGGCGACCTGTCGGCGTTGGCCGGCCCAGAGCTCGATGCATACACCGATGCCTGGGCCCGCCGCTTGAACGAGTCGGGGCGGGCCCTCGTAACCCCCGACACACTCGACGGGTCGCGCATGGTACGCCTGTCGATAGGTGCCATCCCGACCGAACGCGAAGACGTCGAACGTCTGTGGCAGAACTTGCAGTGGGTCGTCTCGCGGGTGCAGGACCCGGCCGGACAGCGATAG
- a CDS encoding aminotransferase, protein MRLSPRITAQIHSPIGEAFAMVQRRGGKMDLLDLSQAAPSHPCAPEVADHIARVAASPDGGRYCPQEGLPHLREAFAADLTATGIGTVETADVLVTAGCNQAFCLTVSALCDPGDEVVLVVPFYFNHDMWLRLQGFVPRYVDQATAAAIEPVLGPNTRAVVVVSPANPTGHTTSPVDIEAIFDLCASRGVVLMLDETYRSFRPSDEAPHTLHQRPDWRDHLVTLHSFSKEFAIPGYRAGAVVAGPALTTEAMKLLDCVAICAPRIGQEAAWAGLTMADEWRRQQTARVRERQALFEAVMAERPGGFTLQQAGAYFGWVSAPDGAGNTAQVVEQLIVEHDVLTIPGTAFTPTDQRMVRMSFANLAESQIAELGQRLAGFTPRAG, encoded by the coding sequence ATGAGACTCAGCCCCCGTATCACCGCTCAGATCCACAGCCCCATCGGTGAGGCCTTCGCCATGGTGCAAAGGCGCGGCGGCAAAATGGACCTACTCGACCTGTCGCAGGCTGCGCCCAGCCATCCGTGCGCACCAGAGGTCGCCGACCACATCGCCAGGGTGGCGGCGTCGCCCGACGGTGGCCGATATTGCCCCCAGGAAGGGCTGCCGCATCTTCGCGAGGCCTTCGCCGCCGACCTCACCGCCACCGGAATCGGCACGGTCGAGACGGCCGACGTACTGGTGACCGCTGGGTGCAACCAGGCGTTCTGCCTGACCGTGTCTGCCCTTTGCGACCCGGGCGACGAGGTCGTGCTGGTGGTGCCGTTCTACTTCAACCACGACATGTGGCTTCGCCTTCAGGGCTTCGTGCCCCGCTATGTCGACCAGGCCACCGCCGCAGCGATCGAGCCAGTGCTCGGCCCCAACACGCGTGCGGTCGTAGTCGTGAGCCCCGCCAACCCCACAGGGCACACCACGTCGCCAGTCGACATCGAAGCCATTTTCGACCTGTGCGCGAGCCGTGGCGTGGTGTTGATGCTCGACGAGACCTATCGGTCGTTCAGGCCAAGCGACGAAGCACCTCACACCCTGCACCAACGCCCCGATTGGCGCGACCACCTGGTGACCCTGCACAGCTTCTCGAAAGAGTTCGCCATACCGGGCTACCGGGCTGGGGCTGTGGTGGCCGGACCGGCACTGACCACCGAAGCCATGAAGCTGCTGGACTGCGTGGCCATCTGCGCGCCCCGCATCGGCCAGGAGGCCGCCTGGGCGGGCCTGACCATGGCCGACGAGTGGCGGCGCCAGCAGACGGCGCGGGTTCGCGAGCGTCAGGCCTTGTTCGAGGCCGTCATGGCCGAGCGGCCCGGTGGGTTCACCCTGCAGCAGGCGGGAGCCTATTTCGGGTGGGTGTCGGCGCCCGATGGTGCGGGAAACACGGCCCAGGTGGTCGAGCAGCTCATCGTCGAGCACGATGTGTTGACCATTCCGGGTACGGCGTTCACACCGACCGATCAGCGCATGGTGCGCATGAGCTTCGCCAACCTGGCCGAGTCACAGATCGCCGAACTGGGCCAGCGTCTGGCGGGCTTCACCCCACGCGCAGGCTGA
- a CDS encoding dihydropteroate synthase, with the protein MTDTVISSATKEVVIGFDRPFVMIGERINPTGRKLLAEEMKNGDFSRVEADALAQVAAGAHMLDVNAGIPLADEPALLAQAIQLVQSVTDVPLAIDSSIIEALEAGIAVYQGKPLINSVTGENEVMERVLPLVAKHGAAVVAISNDETGISEDPDVRFEVAKKIVLAANDFGIPTADVVVDPLVMPIGAMGTAGKQVFRLVGRLRDELGVNTTCGASNVSFGLPNRHSITGTFLSMAIGAGMTSAIMNPLHAEVKTSVMAADVLAGQDQDCMAWIQANRDPNADGGARARRGGRRRRTG; encoded by the coding sequence ATGACCGACACCGTGATCAGCTCGGCCACCAAGGAGGTGGTCATCGGGTTCGACCGTCCGTTCGTCATGATCGGCGAGCGGATCAACCCGACCGGTCGCAAGCTTCTGGCCGAAGAGATGAAGAACGGCGACTTCAGCCGGGTCGAGGCCGATGCACTGGCTCAGGTGGCGGCGGGAGCCCACATGCTCGACGTCAACGCGGGTATACCGCTGGCCGACGAACCGGCGTTGCTGGCCCAGGCGATTCAGCTCGTGCAGTCGGTCACCGACGTGCCCCTTGCCATCGACTCGTCGATCATCGAGGCCCTCGAGGCGGGTATAGCGGTCTACCAGGGCAAGCCCCTGATCAACTCGGTCACCGGCGAGAACGAGGTCATGGAGCGCGTGCTGCCCCTGGTCGCCAAGCACGGCGCGGCGGTGGTGGCCATCAGCAACGACGAGACCGGCATCAGCGAAGACCCCGACGTTCGTTTCGAGGTGGCCAAGAAGATCGTGCTTGCCGCCAACGATTTCGGTATCCCCACTGCGGATGTGGTCGTCGATCCGCTGGTGATGCCCATAGGTGCCATGGGCACCGCAGGCAAGCAGGTGTTTCGTCTTGTCGGGCGCCTGCGCGACGAGTTGGGTGTCAACACCACATGTGGTGCGTCCAACGTCAGCTTCGGACTGCCCAACCGGCACTCGATCACCGGCACATTCCTGTCGATGGCGATTGGGGCCGGCATGACCTCGGCCATCATGAACCCCTTGCACGCCGAGGTGAAGACGTCGGTGATGGCCGCCGACGTGTTGGCCGGCCAAGACCAAGACTGCATGGCGTGGATCCAGGCCAACCGCGACCCCAACGCCGACGGCGGTGCCAGGGCCAGGCGCGGCGGGCGCCGGCGTCGCACCGGTTGA
- a CDS encoding MFS transporter has protein sequence MNEDFGELVEGLDELVADTNIEAWQAAELAAQAVDPDVVLGGPALAETSTAAKTWALFSGLALVMMGNGLQGAVLGIRSQSEGFGVTVGGLIMTAYFVGFLLGSRYAEHALRTVGHIRVFAALASTASSASLMHVLWVNPYAWAGLRLVFGLCMAGLYVVVESWLSDLSTNANRGRLLALYMVVSMGFMAAGQFLLNAADPATFTLFALASVLVSISLVPVTLSATSSPPLHEPVPLGFRELLRLAPSGVAVSFLSGTGLGGLIGLTAVYAGNTDLGGARLSIWLAAPVFGAIVLQWPIGWLSDRLPRRAIIAAVAVAAATLSFALFALDATSKVGTLLLLMLGATAYPLYSLAIAITQDWVQPKQIVGASATLVRANGTGAIVGPLVTAGLMAIDTDLLWIAQMAAYSSIAVFLVYRIFVVEAIPLDQQAPYQAFPARASERAAVLLQRRRTKP, from the coding sequence GTGAACGAGGACTTTGGCGAACTGGTCGAGGGCCTCGACGAACTCGTTGCCGACACCAACATCGAGGCCTGGCAGGCCGCCGAACTGGCCGCTCAAGCCGTCGACCCCGACGTGGTGCTGGGCGGCCCCGCACTGGCCGAAACCAGCACAGCCGCCAAGACCTGGGCATTGTTCTCGGGCCTGGCACTGGTGATGATGGGCAACGGCCTTCAGGGCGCGGTGCTGGGCATACGCTCGCAGTCGGAGGGCTTCGGGGTCACCGTCGGCGGTCTCATCATGACCGCATATTTCGTCGGGTTCCTGTTGGGCAGCAGATACGCCGAACACGCACTGCGCACCGTTGGGCACATCAGGGTGTTTGCAGCGTTGGCCTCGACCGCGTCGAGCGCCAGCCTGATGCACGTTCTGTGGGTGAACCCGTACGCCTGGGCCGGGTTGCGCCTGGTGTTCGGCCTGTGCATGGCAGGGTTGTACGTGGTGGTCGAGTCGTGGCTGAGCGACCTCAGCACCAACGCAAACCGCGGCAGGCTGCTGGCCCTGTACATGGTGGTGTCGATGGGCTTCATGGCCGCCGGCCAGTTCCTGCTGAACGCGGCCGACCCCGCAACGTTCACCCTGTTCGCGTTGGCCTCGGTGCTGGTGTCGATCTCGCTGGTGCCGGTGACGCTGTCTGCCACCAGTTCGCCGCCGCTGCACGAACCCGTGCCGCTGGGGTTTCGCGAGCTGTTGAGGTTGGCGCCCAGCGGTGTCGCGGTGTCGTTCCTGTCGGGAACCGGTCTTGGTGGACTGATCGGCCTCACCGCGGTCTATGCAGGCAACACAGATCTGGGAGGCGCCCGCCTGTCGATCTGGCTTGCGGCCCCTGTGTTCGGGGCGATCGTCTTGCAGTGGCCCATCGGGTGGCTTTCGGACCGGCTTCCGCGACGCGCCATCATCGCCGCTGTGGCGGTGGCCGCTGCCACCCTGTCGTTCGCGCTGTTCGCCCTGGACGCCACGTCGAAGGTAGGCACCCTGCTGTTGCTGATGTTGGGCGCCACCGCGTACCCGCTGTATTCGCTGGCCATCGCCATCACCCAAGACTGGGTTCAGCCCAAGCAGATCGTGGGAGCGTCGGCCACCCTCGTGCGCGCCAATGGCACCGGTGCCATCGTCGGCCCGCTGGTGACGGCAGGTCTGATGGCCATAGACACCGACCTGTTGTGGATCGCACAGATGGCCGCCTATTCGTCGATCGCCGTGTTCCTGGTGTACCGAATCTTCGTGGTCGAGGCGATTCCGCTGGATCAACAGGCGCCCTACCAGGCCTTCCCGGCGCGAGCGTCGGAGCGTGCCGCTGTGCTGCTGCAACGGCGGCGCACAAAACCCTGA
- a CDS encoding virulence factor, whose product MSRRRRTAGPRATVIWWRDLPAQVNCIDGDAKGQWILPERFQHAIDRAAMVAGASDTDTYVAQWRQTTEPLPDAVSVDESASDDEPPMQALARSLAARYESHYDPARVAAIVANGGWDPTNTSQGES is encoded by the coding sequence ATGAGCCGCCGCAGACGTACCGCGGGGCCGCGCGCCACCGTCATCTGGTGGCGCGACCTGCCCGCCCAGGTCAACTGCATCGACGGAGACGCCAAGGGCCAATGGATACTGCCCGAGCGATTCCAGCACGCCATCGACCGCGCTGCGATGGTCGCCGGAGCCTCAGACACCGATACCTATGTGGCCCAGTGGCGCCAAACCACCGAACCTCTGCCCGACGCCGTATCGGTCGACGAGAGTGCCTCCGACGACGAGCCGCCCATGCAGGCGCTGGCCCGATCGCTGGCCGCGCGCTACGAATCGCACTACGACCCAGCCCGCGTTGCTGCCATAGTCGCAAACGGCGGGTGGGACCCGACGAACACATCCCAAGGAGAGTCATGA
- a CDS encoding DUF1638 domain-containing protein yields MATPDRGVCVVACGALAAELVALKAKHHLTDLTIECLPATLHNRPERIADAVAAKVTEVSERFERVLVGYADCGTGGRLDRVCAELGVERIEGAHCYEFFAGADQFAELSADEPGTFYLTDFLALNFDTLVWRGLGLDRHGELLDMMFGNYRRVVLLTQTSAAKVIERARAASQRLGLPLEIVTTGYGGLEPVVLGLTNRAQAEVRQ; encoded by the coding sequence ATGGCAACACCCGATCGCGGGGTCTGCGTCGTCGCGTGTGGTGCCTTGGCTGCCGAGCTGGTGGCTCTGAAGGCCAAACACCACCTGACCGACCTGACGATCGAGTGTCTCCCCGCCACCCTTCACAACCGACCCGAACGCATCGCGGATGCCGTGGCCGCCAAGGTGACCGAAGTCTCGGAGCGCTTCGAGCGAGTGTTGGTGGGTTATGCCGACTGCGGCACCGGGGGCCGGCTCGATCGTGTGTGCGCCGAGCTGGGGGTCGAACGCATAGAGGGCGCCCACTGCTATGAGTTCTTCGCTGGAGCAGACCAGTTCGCCGAGCTCAGCGCCGACGAGCCGGGCACCTTCTACCTGACCGACTTCCTGGCGCTGAACTTCGACACGCTGGTGTGGCGTGGGCTCGGCCTCGACCGCCATGGCGAGCTGCTCGACATGATGTTCGGCAACTATCGCCGGGTGGTGTTGCTGACCCAGACGTCGGCGGCCAAGGTCATCGAACGGGCACGCGCCGCGTCTCAGCGCCTGGGGCTGCCGCTCGAGATCGTGACCACCGGATATGGGGGTCTCGAGCCCGTGGTGCTCGGATTGACCAATCGCGCCCAGGCCGAGGTTCGGCAATGA